The following nucleotide sequence is from Synchiropus splendidus isolate RoL2022-P1 chromosome 1, RoL_Sspl_1.0, whole genome shotgun sequence.
GCTGGTGTTCAGGCACGTTTGAGGAGAGCCAGGAACTTCGTGCCACAAACTTGGCTGGGATTGTACAAGATAAACTTGGATAACTCATATGTCTGTCTTTGTTTAGTGGTAAATGCTAAACTGAAGAACGATGTGGCGATCCTGAGACAGCAGAACGAGAGAGCAGAAAAGGTGAGAAGTGCCATAAATTTGTGTTGTACCAATCATTATTGGTGAAGTCTGTCCACGAAGTCGACGATGGTGAGATTTAATAATCAATAACAGCCCATATTTAAGTGTGGCCGCCCTGCCTGCCCAACCTGTACTCCGTTGATGATGTCTGAGTCCTGAAATGTCACCAGGATCGGCAGGCTGCGGTCCAGCAAGTGCTGGCTGAGATGAAAGTGGAAGAGGAGAGACACCAGAGGGAGCTGGATGTGGTCAGGCAGCAGTACAGGAGAGAGCTGGAGCAGGCACACATAGACCTGTGTAATCAGTGTAAGAAGGTTTACTCTACCATGATATTTGGATCCATTTAAGGACGGTTATATTGTTGCACAGTCTGTTAATGCACATTTTAACATTGACAGTGGAAGCTAAAAATGCAGAGATGCAGTCAGTATTGGAGAAGAATGCCTCTGATCTGCAGGACATGCAGAAGAAGATcgcagagcaggagagagaaaagCAAAGTGAAGTCTTGAAACTGCAGCTGGAGGTAAATACAGTAATAAAGTATGCTTGTTGAAGTACTTGGCATCAGTTGTACAGAGTGCTGGACACAGTTTCAGAGAAGAGACGACTGTCaggggtgatctgtgacaggTGAGTGGCAGTTAGGGCAAAATGAAAATGGTTCAGAGACCGTAGCGCTGACACAAGGACAAGAAGCAGGTTTTCTGTAAGACCTAGCATTTCATTCACCTTATTCTGTACTCTGACAGTTTAGTGCAAAGCTGGCTCGGATGCAGAACACAGCTCAGTGGACcaaacagcagcacaaacaaCAAATGTGCAATCCCATTCCACTGAGTGTCTACAAGAAGGTGAGTTGATCCCAAGGGTGGCGATGCACGGCCTGGACTGAGTTGTTTCTTCACAACATTGTTTCATAAAATTCTATTCTTTGGGATCACTTTGGTGAGGTAAGCACATATATTTTCTGGGTTTAAGTTTTGTCAAATATGGTATTTAACCTGTAAAGCAACGGAAGATTGATGCAGTGCAGTGCTTAATCCCTCCCTCTACTGGACTGGCGCTGGGCATTAAGATAACCTGGCCAACGCTTCAGTCAACACAATGTCAAAACAGATTCACTTGTTGACAATTGCAGTCTGCTTCTGTCTTTGCTGAGCCTTCAGATGTAGTATAATTGGAAGTGTTAcctcatatttattttgttgttctatTAATATTGCATTTTTCAGCTGTACTTTTTGTATGATCATGTTAAATCGTTTACAATGTATCAGCTTCCTCGGCTCTTTTGTTTTCTAACTTTCTAACCTTGCCACAATTACGTTTcatatagtagtagtagtcatgTTTTCCTCATATTGGCTCTATCATTATGTGAGTATCTAAGTTTTCTTTATCCCTCgcctcttctgcttcttctctacCTCCTCTTCTTCACGCCACAAACCACTATATCATCAGGGAACATCATGAAGACTCctctttcaaataaaaaaagagagctGATGTAATCCTACACGCACCTGTAAAAAGAGCCATGAACAGTTCAGATGATTTTAAAGTTCTAAGTAGTGCATTTATTGTATGTGGCCGTGTTACAGTGTGTGGATTAACAACATGTGAGTCTCTCTCTTTAGAAACTGAACTTCATCCAAGAGGAGAAGAACCGAGAAATTGCTGCTCTGCGTCAGAGAATCACAGAGCTGGAAGAGCTTCTGGGTGATGTACATGATCCCCatccaaagaagaaaaaactttAGTTACTTAAGGTTTTTATTATTAGGTATTTTCTGCTTCAGGTGTTTGCATTTTCAGAGAAGTCCTCCACTTGGGTGCATGTTGGTGGACATTGGCAAGAAGAGAGGGCTGTTTAACTCTATTCTCGTCTCAGGCTTCTAATCTACTCAGACTACGTCAATCCCATTCAAGAAATTGAGCATCTTAATCTCCAGTCCTTCAATGAGTAACACGGTCTGACTGTTTCTCTCTTGTCTTTTTTATCAACATCTCCTGTTGAGAGATTCGCCAGCGATGGTTTGAGCGACTAGACACCAGAAGATTCACTTAAATAatgcaaagatgaaaaataCCAAAGCCATCTAAACTTGGTGCATAGAGCCTTATGTTAGAATACAGGGCAACACACATTGTTTTGAGCATGTTTATTGCAGAACTTCAACTTTCTCACCCTTGAGTTTTGCAGTGTATTTAAACCAGAAGTCGGTTCCTTCCTGAGCTCTGTACAAATGTATCTTCTGTTGACTTTGATTGTTGGTGTTATAGTTCTGTCTCCACTGTAGTCAAGTGTGTCATTTCTGGCATACAGGAATCTATCACTTGAGTTCTCAATAAAGTTGGTAAATGTGGTTTGTTTACAGTTACGGCTGCAGCAACTGGGTTGCTCACGAGTTCCCTGATAATGTATAACCACAAGCACAAGCTCGGCCGCTGACATGAAGACCGCCCCTCATTAAGCAGAATCGTGGCGGTTCCCTGAAGGCCACGACAAACACAGATTTATATCTTTAACTAAAATGCTCCACAGCCGGAAAAGTGCAGATTCTTGTCTGCTGATGAAACACCTCACCATTCTTCCAAACAATACAAACGCTTCCTTTGTGGACGTTTGAACTGCAACCTGATTGCACTGACACCTGTGTGTTTTGTCGATATTAAGCCACAGGGACAAATGTTTCAGTGAGGATAGCTGACTGGTCTGTTTTTAATGTCATGTGGCTATGGTAATCAGACGCACCGAAAAGTTTAGAACCATTGAAGCTGGAAATTGTGTCCTATCTGAGAGAATACTGGCCCCAACAGATCTACGAGTCAAAGTTCAACAGTGTGGTGAAAAGTTTTCAGCATGAGGCTTgatggttgtttgtttttatggagAAAGTCCACTGGTATACAGAGGTGTGTTTGCTACATGACTCTGAGTCAGTGTTCTTGCCGAGGGCACAGTTGACCTGTAGCTCTGTAATCTCTTTACCTGTGCTGCTCGGCATGACAGGAGACCGCACTAATCTCCAGGAggacattgactaatgctgttGTGTAACATCTCATCTTCACAAACATACCTTGGATACCAGCTGAAAGGTGCTTCATCTTCAGAATTTGGGACTAATAAATTAAAGCAATCAGACAATGGATCTAATTTCAATAAGCTCCATCTGGTATCTGACGTTCAGACACAGATTTCTGCCCTGATGTTATCACTTTAAAGAGATCATGACGAAGCTAAATTCAACAGGATTAAAGTTCATGACACCCTCCTTTCTCAGAGGCTGCAGGGTGGGAGGTGGGAACACAGTGGACAGGAGAGCTGCTGTCAGTTGCTCTACCCTTCAGGCTCTGGAAGGTTGGACTGTGATCATGTGTAAGACTAGTAGCTTTTCAAGTTCGCGTCCTGCTGTGAAAGTGGATGACCTGAACCGTTGAGTTTGTATGCAGAGCTGCAGCTTATGAACTCGGTAAGAAAGATTTACTTTATATACttgattttcattttgatgGCTTTGTCCCACACTGACAGAACAGGAAATGTAAACAGCAGCACATTGTTTTGCGTTTAGCTGGTCTTGTTTTGCAGTTATGAAAATTCCAGTCAAAATTCTGACTGAAGTCTTCATGCTTTTTAGATGACTTTGTCCTCTGAGATGCCTGGAAGTCAGTACCAGGTGAAGGTCAGCACCACCCACCACCACCGGACCTACAGCCTGACAGACAGCTCTGATGGTGACCAGGACTCTGACGAGTCAGATGCCTCCACCCGCCTCAACCCCCTGCAGAGGCTGACCACCAACATGTGCAAGGATGAGAAGACAGTGAAGGAGCTGGTCATCGGCCGCCGGGTGGGCTTCTACAAAGTGCGAGGGGAGATTGGATACGGGACCTTCTCCAAAGTCAAACTGGCCTTCCACGCACTGACTAAAGGTTGGTGGTTATTTATCAGTCTCTAGTTTCTCCTCATGTCCCGTTGGCTTGGAGAAGGAGGGCAGTGACATAGTCATGGAGTTTAGAATCGATTAGACTATACTGACATCATGGTGGCCTGAACGTCAGAGGGATTAGACGCAAGTAGTCGGTTCAAACGCACAACACTAAATGAAACTGATGATGCGCTGCTTAAACTGCTGCAGAAATCGAAAGATAGTTGTTGTGGGACCGCTCTGTCATTTCTCTTTGAGCGTGAACTCACGTGACTTTGCTGGTCATGTCACGTTGGGTAGCCATGCGTAGTCACACCAAAGTCAGCCCAGACACATACAGATGACTGGGTGGTGAATACATGGGTGCTGACCTGATCAACCATCAACATAATGCGCCCCTGTCGAGCAAAATTTCTAAAATCCAGAGGAAGCGCTTTCATTCAATGAGGCATTTGTTCAGTTCAGGGCAGCCCATGTTGAGACAGCTGATGAGGTTCTTGAGCACTACACCACTCCAATGATGGTTTCCTGTTGCCAGGTTCAGTTAAGTTTGCAGCTAAAGGACCAGTGGTATATTGAACACACACTAATCATGACTAGTACTTTTAATACATGTCTGAAGAATCAGGCTCTATTGTCTGTTTTGCATCTTCAGAACAAATGTAGTGTACTGTTGTGGTTGACTTACAACCcaatatttttcaacattttttaagcAATGGctcacttggttcattgaaaaaatcttgAGGCTCATGACCACCGAAGGAGCCTCGGCCAAAGCGCAATTGTGCTCAGTGAAAGTCCTTTTAATTTGTGGAAATATTTAGCTGCTGTGCTATTTTGGCATCTTATTTGcggaaacaaatagcagaaaatgtatttgtttaaaaatgtgcggtgagaaatatttatttaaaataacttgGATTTTATTACAAACTCTTTTtagcatgattttattctggtttggggaatttccaggCAAATCTTTTGCATTCTTTGCCCCAGCTACATAGCTACAATTATTCTTCCGCTCTTCTTTAAATCACAGCGCAAACTTTGCTTGTCTGAATgtgaataaagttttgaagttagACGT
It contains:
- the LOC128752864 gene encoding coiled-coil domain-containing protein 152-like; this encodes MTLHSLNLDAFMDSFNQLEQKIAALHTRNCQLEMMLEEAEALIKFHLNKEKSIIEERDDLLSSVKNLQQNIQEQCHLRVVNAKLKNDVAILRQQNERAEKDRQAAVQQVLAEMKVEEERHQRELDVVRQQYRRELEQAHIDLCNQLEAKNAEMQSVLEKNASDLQDMQKKIAEQEREKQSEVLKLQLEFSAKLARMQNTAQWTKQQHKQQMCNPIPLSVYKKKLNFIQEEKNREIAALRQRITELEELLGDVHDPHPKKKKL